Proteins encoded in a region of the Marinobacter arenosus genome:
- a CDS encoding LysR family transcriptional regulator, giving the protein MESNALRAFLTIVDQGSFSEAAELLHLTQPAISKRLAALETQLGVKLIDRSHRQIRLTDAGIRLLPHARRILDEIHNARIALSPDNEKLEGELEIIASHHIGLHHLPNWLRKFTSHYPDVTLNLQFMESDAAYAEMQKRNAELAFVTLSDSMESHFMVYQHWPDPMAFVVGPEHELALETTVTLGDLARYPAILPDTSTATYRAVSRLFLEANLPLQQQIPTNYLETIKMMTSVGLGWSVLPISMLDDSTYRLDVDFSVSRVLGAVGLSGRQLSLAARALLEIVRQEETE; this is encoded by the coding sequence ATGGAATCGAACGCGCTTCGCGCTTTTCTGACCATCGTCGACCAGGGGTCATTTTCGGAAGCCGCTGAGTTGCTCCACTTGACCCAGCCGGCAATCAGCAAGCGACTGGCTGCCCTTGAGACTCAACTGGGCGTGAAACTCATTGACCGAAGCCATCGACAGATTCGGCTGACCGACGCCGGAATCCGGCTTCTGCCTCACGCCCGACGGATTCTTGATGAAATCCACAATGCCCGGATTGCCTTATCCCCGGATAACGAAAAGCTGGAAGGTGAGCTTGAGATTATCGCCAGCCACCATATCGGACTTCACCACCTCCCGAACTGGCTTCGCAAGTTCACGAGTCACTATCCGGACGTAACGCTGAACCTCCAGTTCATGGAATCCGACGCGGCTTACGCGGAGATGCAAAAACGTAACGCTGAACTGGCCTTTGTCACACTCAGTGACAGTATGGAAAGCCACTTCATGGTATACCAGCACTGGCCAGACCCAATGGCGTTCGTAGTGGGCCCCGAACATGAACTTGCCCTCGAAACGACCGTGACGCTGGGGGATCTGGCCCGTTACCCGGCAATTCTTCCTGACACCTCTACCGCCACCTACCGGGCGGTCAGCCGGCTGTTTCTGGAAGCAAACCTGCCGTTACAACAACAGATCCCGACCAATTACCTCGAGACGATCAAAATGATGACCAGTGTCGGGCTCGGGTGGAGTGTCCTGCCCATCAGCATGCTTGATGACAGCACGTACAGGCTGGACGTGGACTTTTCGGTCTCAAGGGTACTGGGTGCGGTCGGCCTTTCCGGGCGCCAGCTCAGCCTCGCCGCAAGGGCGTTACTGGAGATTGTCCGGCAGGAAGAAACGGAATAA
- a CDS encoding PilT/PilU family type 4a pilus ATPase has product MGFDDYLRILAKHDGSDLYLSTGAPPCAKFHGSLKPIDRTPLAPGIIKDIAYSVMDDEQIAEFEQELEMNLAYSIRNVGRFRINIFRQRNEISIVARNIVTDIPNADDLGLPTILKDVVMAKRGLVLFVGATGSGKSTSLAALIDHRNSNSAGHIITIEDPVEYIHRHKKSIVNQREVGVDTRSFQKALKNTLRQAPDVILIGEIRDRETMEHALAFAETGHLCISTLHANNANQALDRIINFFPEERRPQLLMDLAMNLRAFVSQRLVPTIDKKRCAAIEILLGTPTISELILRGEIDGIKEIMEKSANLGMQTFDLALFNLWKDGKISEEEALKNADSANNLRLKIKLHGQGGAESASTTSSGGPTGSGLSLQIEEDEDESAE; this is encoded by the coding sequence ATGGGCTTTGACGATTATCTGCGAATTCTGGCCAAACACGATGGCTCGGACCTCTACCTGAGCACCGGCGCCCCGCCCTGCGCCAAATTTCACGGCTCACTGAAACCCATTGACCGCACCCCTCTGGCGCCAGGAATCATCAAGGACATCGCCTATTCGGTCATGGACGACGAGCAGATCGCCGAATTCGAGCAAGAGCTCGAGATGAACCTCGCTTACAGCATTCGCAATGTGGGTCGCTTCCGTATCAACATCTTCCGGCAAAGGAACGAAATCTCCATTGTCGCCCGGAATATCGTCACTGACATTCCCAACGCAGACGACCTGGGTCTTCCGACCATTCTCAAGGACGTCGTGATGGCCAAACGTGGCCTGGTACTGTTCGTTGGCGCAACCGGCTCGGGCAAATCAACGTCTCTGGCGGCCCTGATAGATCACCGCAACTCCAACTCGGCCGGGCACATCATCACCATCGAAGATCCGGTGGAATACATCCACCGGCACAAGAAAAGCATTGTTAACCAGCGCGAAGTCGGCGTGGATACCCGCAGCTTCCAGAAAGCGCTCAAGAACACCCTGCGCCAGGCCCCTGACGTCATCCTGATTGGCGAGATCCGCGACCGGGAAACCATGGAACACGCGCTGGCTTTCGCAGAAACGGGCCATTTGTGCATCTCCACACTTCACGCCAACAATGCCAACCAGGCCCTGGACCGGATCATCAACTTCTTCCCGGAGGAACGCCGGCCGCAGCTGTTGATGGATCTGGCCATGAACCTGCGCGCCTTTGTCTCGCAACGACTGGTTCCGACCATTGATAAGAAGCGATGCGCCGCTATTGAGATTCTGCTGGGCACGCCTACCATCAGCGAGCTGATCCTTCGGGGCGAAATTGATGGCATCAAGGAAATCATGGAGAAATCGGCGAACCTCGGCATGCAGACCTTCGATCTCGCCCTCTTCAACCTGTGGAAGGACGGCAAGATATCCGAAGAAGAGGCGCTCAAGAACGCCGACTCGGCCAACAACCTGCGCCTGAAGATCAAACTCCATGGCCAAGGTGGCGCGGAGAGCGCGTCCACGACCTCTTCAGGCGGGCCGACCGGAAGCGGCCTATCGCTTCAGATCGAAGAGGACGAGGACGAGTCGGCGGAGTAA
- a CDS encoding MFS transporter produces MYWRLSNLYFWFFALLGGLLPYWSLYLEGQGFSYLQIATLMATIQLTKIIAPSVWGWLGDRTGQRVRLVRFGAITGSLFFAGVFLEPGFYGLLLVMLAFTFFWNAILPLYEVITLRTLGARKERYGKVRLWGSVGFIVAVGLVGGVLEYVPVQNLPWLLLPVFAGIAVSAFLVPSERGERKSAAPKGSLKEIVTHPAVVAFFLMNFLLQVSHGAYYTFFSIHLEQHGYGKLSIGLLWSLGVIAEIGLFLIMHKLSRRFSVRQIAIGALTLTMIRWVLIAEVTDVVAVLIFAQCLHAASYGALHAISVQYIQGFFGRHHHGQGQALYSGLTFGAGGAIGAWLSGFLVEGFNTSAAFWGGAAAMLVAIAVTWRGLRPPPDDQ; encoded by the coding sequence ATCTACTGGCGACTTTCCAATCTCTACTTCTGGTTCTTTGCCCTCCTCGGAGGGCTCTTACCTTACTGGTCTCTCTACCTTGAGGGGCAGGGTTTCTCCTATCTTCAGATCGCCACATTGATGGCGACCATCCAGCTGACCAAGATAATCGCACCCAGCGTCTGGGGTTGGCTCGGTGACAGGACCGGGCAGCGCGTGCGACTGGTCCGTTTCGGCGCAATCACAGGTTCCCTGTTCTTTGCGGGCGTGTTCTTGGAACCCGGTTTCTACGGGCTTCTGCTGGTGATGTTGGCTTTCACCTTCTTCTGGAACGCCATTCTTCCGCTTTACGAGGTCATCACGCTTCGAACCCTCGGCGCGCGCAAGGAAAGGTACGGCAAGGTCAGGCTGTGGGGCTCGGTCGGATTCATTGTTGCCGTTGGACTCGTGGGGGGCGTGCTTGAGTATGTCCCGGTCCAGAATTTGCCATGGCTTTTGTTGCCTGTATTTGCAGGCATCGCCGTTTCGGCGTTTCTGGTGCCCTCGGAGCGGGGGGAGCGGAAGTCCGCAGCACCCAAGGGAAGCTTGAAGGAAATTGTGACGCATCCTGCTGTTGTGGCGTTCTTCCTGATGAATTTCCTGCTTCAGGTTTCCCATGGCGCCTACTACACGTTCTTCAGTATCCACCTTGAGCAACACGGCTACGGCAAGTTATCCATCGGTTTGCTTTGGTCCCTCGGCGTCATCGCCGAAATTGGTCTGTTCCTGATCATGCACAAACTCTCACGCCGGTTCAGCGTTCGACAGATCGCGATCGGTGCATTAACTCTGACCATGATCCGCTGGGTGCTGATTGCCGAGGTCACGGACGTTGTCGCGGTGCTTATCTTCGCCCAATGCCTGCACGCGGCCTCCTACGGTGCGCTTCACGCCATATCGGTGCAGTACATCCAGGGATTCTTCGGTCGCCATCACCATGGCCAGGGCCAGGCGCTCTACAGTGGCCTTACGTTCGGGGCTGGCGGCGCGATAGGCGCGTGGTTGTCGGGTTTTCTGGTGGAAGGCTTCAACACATCCGCCGCGTTCTGGGGCGGGGCCGCTGCCATGCTTGTGGCCATTGCCGTTACCTGGCGGGGGCTTAGGCCCCCACCAGATGATCAGTGA
- the aroC gene encoding chorismate synthase, with product MSGNTFGKLFTVTTFGESHGAALGCIIDGCPPGLELSEADMQRDLDLRKPGTSRHTTQRREADEVRILSGVFEGKTTGTPIGLLIENTDQRSKDYSKIAEQFRPAHADYTYMHKYGVRDYRGGGRSSARETAMRVAAGAVARKFLEQRLGIVIRGYLSQLGPIKVDKLDWSQVHQNPFFCPDADKVPEMEAYMDALRKEGDSIGARINVVAEGVPPGFGEPVFDRLDADLAHALMSINAVKGVEIGAGFDSVEQKGTEHRDEMTPEGFLSNNAGGVLGGISSGQPILASIALKPTSSLRLPGRGIDVHGNPAEIITTGRHDPCVGIRATPIAEAMMAIVLMDHYLRHRGQNGDVSVSTPVLGQL from the coding sequence ATGTCGGGAAATACCTTCGGAAAGTTGTTTACTGTCACCACGTTTGGTGAAAGCCACGGCGCCGCACTGGGCTGCATCATCGATGGCTGTCCTCCGGGTCTGGAGCTTTCGGAAGCCGATATGCAGCGTGACCTGGACCTGCGCAAACCGGGAACATCCCGGCACACCACGCAGCGTCGGGAAGCCGACGAGGTACGGATCCTCTCCGGCGTGTTTGAAGGCAAGACAACGGGCACCCCCATCGGTTTGCTGATTGAGAACACCGATCAGCGTTCCAAGGATTATTCCAAGATTGCGGAACAGTTCCGACCCGCCCATGCCGATTACACCTACATGCACAAGTATGGCGTTCGTGACTACCGTGGCGGGGGACGTTCGTCTGCCAGGGAAACGGCCATGCGCGTTGCCGCCGGTGCCGTGGCACGGAAATTCCTGGAGCAACGCCTGGGCATCGTTATCCGTGGTTATCTGTCGCAGTTGGGGCCAATCAAGGTGGATAAGCTGGATTGGTCGCAGGTCCATCAGAACCCATTCTTCTGTCCCGACGCAGACAAAGTCCCCGAAATGGAGGCTTACATGGATGCGCTGCGTAAAGAGGGCGACTCGATCGGAGCCCGCATTAACGTCGTTGCCGAAGGTGTTCCTCCGGGATTCGGCGAGCCCGTTTTCGATCGACTGGATGCGGATCTCGCCCATGCGCTCATGAGCATTAATGCCGTCAAAGGCGTCGAAATTGGGGCCGGCTTTGACAGTGTTGAGCAAAAAGGCACAGAGCACCGGGACGAGATGACGCCCGAAGGCTTCCTGTCCAACAACGCCGGAGGCGTCCTGGGCGGTATCTCGTCCGGGCAGCCAATCCTGGCCAGCATTGCCCTGAAGCCTACCTCCAGTCTGCGCTTGCCCGGACGCGGTATCGACGTTCATGGTAATCCCGCAGAGATCATCACCACCGGTCGCCACGATCCGTGTGTTGGTATCCGAGCCACGCCGATTGCCGAAGCGATGATGGCCATCGTATTGATGGACCATTACCTGCGCCATCGCGGACAAAACGGTGACGTTTCCGTGTCGACCCCGGTGCTTGGCCAACTCTGA
- the prmB gene encoding 50S ribosomal protein L3 N(5)-glutamine methyltransferase, with protein MTSHIDDLHTVRDYLRYASSQFAASGLYFGHGTDNVWDEAVQLVMRTLHLPLENNTLFLDARLVREERQLIHERIERRISERIPLAYLLGEAWFMGMPFHVDERVLVPRSPIGELLENGLQPWLGDKEVHRILDLCTGSGCIGIGAASVFDEASVDLADISADALEVAESNIDLHELRERVQTIQSDVFSNVTGQYDVILSNPPYVDAEDLADMPQEYRHEPELGLAAGADGLDIAHRILAQALEHLSPDGLLIVEVGNSWVAMDEAYPDLPLTWLDFENGGSGVFLVTAETLRDWHNRA; from the coding sequence GTGACCAGCCATATTGATGACCTCCATACCGTCCGCGACTACTTGCGGTACGCGTCCTCGCAGTTTGCGGCCTCCGGGCTGTATTTTGGTCATGGTACGGATAACGTCTGGGATGAAGCCGTCCAGTTGGTGATGCGTACGCTCCATCTGCCCCTCGAGAACAATACCCTGTTTCTCGACGCCCGCTTGGTGCGGGAAGAGCGCCAACTGATTCATGAGCGTATTGAGCGTCGGATCAGTGAACGCATTCCTCTGGCATATTTACTGGGCGAAGCCTGGTTCATGGGCATGCCGTTCCATGTGGATGAGCGTGTTCTGGTGCCCCGGTCGCCGATTGGCGAACTGCTTGAAAACGGGCTTCAGCCCTGGCTCGGGGACAAGGAGGTGCACCGGATACTCGACCTGTGCACTGGCAGTGGCTGTATCGGAATCGGTGCGGCCAGCGTATTTGACGAGGCGTCGGTAGATTTGGCGGATATCTCTGCAGATGCCCTTGAGGTGGCCGAGTCGAACATCGACTTACATGAGCTGCGGGAACGAGTTCAGACTATCCAGTCCGATGTTTTCAGCAACGTCACCGGTCAGTACGATGTTATCCTGAGCAATCCGCCCTACGTGGACGCAGAGGATCTGGCCGATATGCCGCAGGAGTATCGCCATGAGCCCGAGCTTGGGCTTGCTGCGGGTGCGGACGGTCTGGATATTGCGCACCGGATTCTTGCCCAGGCCCTGGAGCACCTTTCGCCGGACGGTTTGTTGATCGTTGAAGTCGGCAACAGTTGGGTCGCGATGGACGAGGCTTATCCCGATTTGCCGTTAACCTGGCTGGACTTTGAAAATGGCGGCAGCGGTGTGTTTCTGGTGACCGCGGAAACGTTGCGGGATTGGCACAATCGTGCTTAA
- a CDS encoding patatin-like phospholipase family protein — protein sequence MSKSRDGKGPEPEETVESGVEGGGSTDLKHSNESATSSEPASKPIRTAGERKTVALTLGSGGARGYAHIGAIEVLVERGYNIIAISGCSMGALIGGMFASGKMQDYKDWVTGLGQFDVLKLLDVTFNSVGAIRGEKIFSVVREMLGDTRIENLPIAYTAVATDLLAHKEIWFQEGPLDQAIRASVAIPSVVTPLVLNGRVLVDGALLNPLPIIPTISSHADIIVAVNLSGEDERRQRLPDAAFSPVDEGSEMDEWVDTIREKASRWFDWDTLKSFAARKPDSGETPEEKISREMHKKDNHKHEDTKPADNKKTQEEHETIDWDKLGIGKFDVMNLTVETMQSALVQYKIAGYPPDLLVNVPKNACRSYDYHKAPELIQLGRERMSAALDRFEANRNSSGPLAI from the coding sequence ATGAGTAAATCCAGGGACGGCAAGGGCCCCGAGCCAGAAGAGACTGTCGAATCCGGGGTTGAAGGCGGCGGATCGACGGATCTCAAACATTCGAACGAGTCCGCGACTTCCTCAGAACCCGCTTCGAAACCGATCAGGACGGCCGGCGAACGCAAGACGGTCGCACTGACCCTGGGAAGTGGGGGCGCACGAGGCTATGCCCATATTGGCGCGATAGAAGTACTCGTTGAGCGTGGGTACAACATTATTGCAATTTCCGGTTGCTCGATGGGCGCGCTGATTGGCGGCATGTTCGCGTCGGGAAAAATGCAGGACTACAAGGACTGGGTAACCGGCCTGGGTCAGTTCGATGTCCTGAAGCTGCTGGATGTGACCTTTAATTCGGTGGGTGCGATCCGGGGCGAGAAAATATTCTCGGTAGTCCGGGAGATGCTGGGAGATACCCGAATCGAAAATCTGCCCATTGCCTACACGGCCGTGGCGACGGATCTGCTTGCACACAAAGAAATCTGGTTTCAGGAAGGGCCGCTGGATCAGGCGATCCGCGCCTCGGTGGCCATTCCGAGCGTGGTTACCCCGCTGGTCCTGAATGGGCGCGTTCTCGTGGATGGCGCCTTGCTCAACCCACTTCCGATTATCCCGACCATTTCTTCCCACGCCGACATCATCGTTGCGGTAAACCTCAGTGGGGAGGATGAGCGTCGCCAAAGATTGCCAGACGCTGCGTTCAGTCCGGTGGATGAGGGGTCTGAGATGGACGAGTGGGTTGATACGATCCGGGAAAAAGCGTCGCGCTGGTTCGACTGGGATACGCTCAAGTCATTCGCCGCCCGAAAACCGGACAGCGGAGAGACGCCCGAGGAAAAGATTTCTCGGGAAATGCACAAAAAAGATAATCACAAACACGAAGACACCAAGCCTGCCGATAATAAAAAGACACAGGAAGAGCACGAAACCATCGACTGGGACAAGCTCGGCATTGGTAAATTTGATGTGATGAACCTGACCGTTGAGACCATGCAGAGTGCACTTGTGCAGTACAAGATTGCGGGCTATCCGCCGGACCTTCTGGTCAATGTGCCGAAGAATGCGTGCCGAAGCTATGACTATCACAAGGCTCCGGAACTGATTCAGCTTGGCCGGGAGCGCATGTCGGCGGCCCTGGACCGTTTCGAGGCGAACAGGAACAGCTCCGGACCACTGGCGATTTAA
- a CDS encoding DUF4892 domain-containing protein translates to MSKNRFLQCVAFIASCLPVAVSAAVPSEMPDPFPQSTLETTTVIESPGHLILFSPVREVNNQIRSETMARLSVTGEGRLYEIARDSGRDKAREHYLRLLQDRGAQILFDCSGISCGRSNVWANQIFNQRVLYGRDATQDYLVAGTVASDGSRWLTLIYTVTRGNLREYVWIEHLSVAPGGRIPGLGTVDSRIRGPVIVPWTGGITYRFDWSATDRRKISDWSEEEGALVVLSGFSALGAEETFEDAMARASEATNSLSEVLAKTGVSAEQQKLIIVGPSVPLADPDRQGDRVEVTVITR, encoded by the coding sequence TTGTCAAAGAATCGTTTTCTCCAGTGTGTTGCGTTCATAGCCAGCTGCCTGCCGGTGGCGGTGTCGGCGGCGGTCCCCTCGGAAATGCCGGATCCCTTTCCACAGTCCACTCTTGAAACCACAACGGTGATCGAGTCCCCCGGGCACCTGATCCTCTTCAGCCCGGTTCGGGAAGTCAACAACCAGATACGCTCGGAAACCATGGCCAGGCTGTCGGTGACCGGTGAGGGGCGGCTTTACGAGATTGCCCGGGATTCTGGTCGAGACAAGGCTCGAGAGCATTACCTCCGGCTGTTGCAGGACAGGGGCGCGCAGATCCTGTTTGATTGCAGCGGCATTTCCTGCGGCCGAAGTAACGTCTGGGCCAACCAGATTTTTAATCAGAGAGTACTGTATGGGCGGGATGCCACCCAGGACTACCTGGTGGCCGGAACCGTCGCAAGCGACGGCAGCCGCTGGTTGACCCTGATTTACACGGTCACGAGAGGAAACCTGCGGGAGTATGTCTGGATTGAACACCTTTCGGTGGCGCCGGGGGGGCGGATACCCGGTTTGGGGACTGTAGACAGTCGCATTCGTGGGCCGGTAATCGTGCCCTGGACCGGGGGCATTACCTATCGCTTCGACTGGTCGGCGACCGATCGACGTAAAATTTCAGACTGGTCGGAGGAAGAAGGCGCCCTGGTGGTGCTTTCCGGTTTTTCTGCGCTGGGGGCCGAAGAGACCTTCGAAGACGCTATGGCGCGGGCGTCTGAGGCAACGAATTCGCTGTCTGAAGTCCTGGCCAAGACCGGTGTGTCGGCTGAGCAACAGAAGCTCATCATTGTTGGCCCCAGTGTCCCTCTGGCGGATCCAGACCGGCAAGGTGATCGGGTCGAAGTGACGGTCATCACGAGGTAA
- a CDS encoding alpha/beta fold hydrolase: MNDIAMSSEAIGSAAGFREARWRLQTLTLAGLTWPARTEAGAGRAVLMLHGWLDNSLTFIKLAPELTGVATAHAIDMAGHGQSGHRPEGQGYLLMDYVADLAELVEVHFSETGDSTVDLVGHSLGGIVCALYAAAFPEKVRKLVMIDSLGAISRPIEETVPQLRRAIKKRLAGSGRQTVYPDIQSAAKAREGGLSPLSPEAALTLIPRNMKPEGDGFVWRTDPRLRHPSPLMMNEEQVLASLRAIVTPTLFVRAEKGLLAYRKGLDERRDVLESPTIAHVPGGHHCHLDGDTRPVAEAIRNFLEDE; the protein is encoded by the coding sequence ATGAATGATATCGCCATGTCGTCAGAAGCCATCGGATCTGCTGCTGGATTCAGAGAGGCTCGCTGGCGTCTCCAGACCCTGACCCTTGCAGGGTTGACCTGGCCCGCACGAACGGAAGCGGGCGCAGGGCGCGCGGTGCTCATGCTCCATGGCTGGCTGGACAACAGCCTGACGTTCATCAAGCTTGCGCCGGAGCTGACTGGCGTGGCGACGGCGCACGCCATTGATATGGCGGGACATGGTCAGTCTGGTCACCGGCCGGAGGGTCAGGGGTATCTCCTCATGGATTACGTGGCTGATCTGGCGGAACTGGTTGAGGTTCATTTCTCGGAGACCGGAGATTCCACAGTGGACCTTGTGGGCCACTCCCTCGGCGGCATCGTTTGTGCCCTGTATGCGGCGGCGTTTCCGGAGAAGGTTCGTAAACTGGTTATGATCGATAGCCTCGGAGCGATCAGTCGGCCGATTGAAGAAACGGTGCCTCAACTCCGGCGCGCTATCAAGAAACGGCTTGCCGGGTCCGGACGCCAGACTGTCTATCCGGATATTCAGTCCGCTGCCAAGGCCCGGGAAGGTGGTTTGAGTCCGCTCAGTCCAGAGGCTGCATTGACCCTTATTCCACGGAACATGAAACCAGAAGGCGACGGTTTCGTCTGGCGGACTGATCCGAGGCTGAGGCATCCTTCGCCCCTGATGATGAACGAGGAGCAGGTTCTTGCATCACTGAGGGCCATTGTCACGCCGACACTCTTCGTTCGTGCCGAGAAAGGTCTGCTTGCATACCGTAAGGGGCTTGATGAGCGGCGTGATGTCCTTGAATCCCCCACGATTGCCCACGTACCGGGCGGACACCACTGTCACCTGGATGGCGACACCCGACCTGTTGCGGAGGCCATCAGAAATTTCCTTGAAGATGAGTAG
- a CDS encoding PilZ domain-containing protein, with amino-acid sequence MGPGFGARSGILTLTIKDKAVLYAAYMPYIRQGGLFIPTQKQYQLGDEVFLLLNLMDEPEKIPVAGKVIWITPKGAQGNRAAGIGVQFNGDDETARTKIESYLAGSLSSDRPTHTM; translated from the coding sequence ATGGGGCCCGGATTTGGTGCACGCAGTGGCATTCTTACCCTGACCATTAAAGACAAGGCGGTTCTTTACGCCGCGTACATGCCGTACATCCGTCAGGGTGGACTCTTTATCCCGACCCAGAAGCAGTACCAGTTGGGCGATGAGGTTTTCCTGTTGTTGAACCTTATGGATGAGCCGGAAAAAATTCCCGTGGCCGGAAAGGTGATCTGGATAACCCCGAAAGGCGCGCAGGGAAACCGGGCAGCCGGTATCGGCGTGCAATTCAATGGCGACGATGAAACCGCCCGCACCAAAATCGAATCGTATCTGGCAGGTTCACTGAGTTCCGATCGTCCCACTCACACGATGTGA
- a CDS encoding DNA polymerase III subunit delta', with product MTDIANSMPWHRRAWSAVQNRLSEGRLPHALIIIGERGVGKRAWAEAVAGLLLCDNPTGQESGKPVACGRCKQCELYAASSHPDARFYSPEKSRMVKVDQIRALSTFAVASPQVARRKIAIIDRADQLNINAANALLKTLEEPLPDLTLLLLQESGRPVLPTIRSRCQTLTIPTPDPEAATTWLAESVQRLDEANRPPADVLAKALMLSGNAPRLALEYATGDFIAQRDDAFARFKQFMKGQIPVAEAAKAFKTLGLEGSLWLFEGWAADLARLSSGGSAHDREAEEMLGYLARTNPAWRAHELLDMVKDSREAGVYNANPELEASRLLIAWQKLMPVKRRVG from the coding sequence GTGACCGACATCGCAAACAGTATGCCCTGGCACAGACGGGCCTGGTCGGCGGTCCAGAACCGACTGTCGGAGGGCAGGCTGCCGCATGCGCTGATCATTATCGGCGAGCGTGGAGTGGGCAAACGAGCGTGGGCCGAGGCGGTTGCGGGCCTTTTGTTGTGTGATAATCCGACAGGCCAGGAGTCCGGTAAACCCGTGGCCTGCGGTCGCTGCAAACAGTGCGAGCTTTATGCTGCGTCCAGCCACCCGGATGCCCGTTTCTATTCCCCTGAAAAATCCCGGATGGTCAAAGTCGACCAGATCCGGGCCTTGTCGACGTTCGCAGTGGCGTCGCCCCAGGTTGCCCGGAGAAAGATCGCAATCATTGATCGCGCCGACCAATTGAATATCAATGCCGCCAATGCCTTGCTGAAAACATTGGAAGAGCCACTCCCGGATTTGACCCTGCTTCTACTGCAGGAAAGTGGCAGGCCGGTTCTGCCAACGATTCGCTCGCGCTGCCAGACGCTGACTATCCCGACTCCGGACCCGGAGGCAGCGACGACATGGCTGGCAGAAAGCGTCCAGAGGCTGGATGAGGCGAACCGCCCGCCTGCCGATGTTCTGGCCAAGGCGCTCATGCTCTCAGGTAACGCTCCGAGGCTGGCACTGGAGTACGCAACCGGTGACTTTATTGCGCAGCGTGATGACGCTTTTGCCCGCTTCAAGCAGTTCATGAAGGGGCAGATCCCCGTGGCTGAGGCCGCCAAGGCCTTCAAGACTCTGGGGTTGGAGGGAAGTCTCTGGCTGTTTGAGGGTTGGGCAGCCGACTTGGCCCGCTTAAGTTCCGGAGGCAGTGCCCACGATCGCGAGGCGGAAGAGATGCTCGGTTACCTTGCTCGAACGAATCCGGCGTGGCGGGCCCATGAATTGTTGGATATGGTAAAGGACTCCCGGGAAGCGGGTGTCTACAATGCCAACCCGGAACTTGAAGCCAGTCGGTTGCTGATAGCATGGCAAAAGCTGATGCCGGTTAAGCGGCGGGTTGGCTGA